The following coding sequences lie in one Phyllopteryx taeniolatus isolate TA_2022b chromosome 4, UOR_Ptae_1.2, whole genome shotgun sequence genomic window:
- the LOC133476510 gene encoding uncharacterized protein LOC133476510: MAAKGAHWSDAEVRCLLEIWADANIQNLLDKTHKNSEIFAEIRDYLTDRGYHRTVEQCRDKIKKLRMRYIRVREALRKSGGSSNEKLKFHYYDAVDAILGSKLSSDPSIFEPASQQNNGAETPLSGENIKCELEDKEAVLQLLQDIQSVTLPEPSSSSQTESGDHSQSQSPLPLISDVSTWTSYKSNADANSYSGHIARSSISSPIPGSSAQVTKAIANFLIMDLHPPTLVGGKGFIKLIHCLFPSYKELPSPFLLEDLLKEHHRKVKKGLADMMRTSSNGETEKICDYTGPIENECRRHGRPPRQQGEVPYCVTLSAEVWVHIWEGNNEGYVTLWAHYIDTNFNCHNVCLATQRLIERVMPDNSLQSLEIQVKIMAQEWGIAHLNLVLLGGQGRTQMRLQPRNKEKCAGSDCHPNSTIFIEKEKAVPSNESQNLECSPLSEGLLFVPCFFSVVQSCIEAVMSHPVVSKTLSQFQGVLLTLLQPPGHSSPLLYSQSVLQTLSKQEQMELNSWACHCQPNWYRLYPLLSTLLKHKSLIMDFVKESKCENVPDEEIASASSSFNSCTNSSTRSAKSNMVPSLCDWSIVEELSSVLKPLDVACQTLAKEAFPRLSLMKPILTGLLSRHLVCRPGDSIIPKEMKQMVRERLASHYSNPEVNRVLCVACALDPQFHGLGFMEKTEQNKTFEWLKKDAIRIAKEDDGKTGKIKNLSSSKRSLSSDSRESESYFLRSKRLKQSCLINLRDIEDEEEDEDEMELAEPDSQGEVSGIEFLLGDLFSTTRRRQDTVEESVDMEVSVFRAGAGASLGIEPLQWWRTKAVQFPLLAKVALAYLAAPAVVGDMARNFVQDRRRATKRNRHNISPASLDTILFLHYNHMLTSNFSCG; this comes from the exons ATGGCAGCGAAGGGTGCGCACTGGTCCGATGCCGAGGTCCGTTGTCTGTTGGAAATTTGGGCTGACGCCAACATCCAGAACCTTCTCGACAAGACTCATAAAAACTCGGAAATATTTGCGGAAATCCGGGACTATCTGACTGACCGCGGGTATCACCGTACAGTTGAGCAGTGTCGAGATAAAATAAAGAAGCTACGCATGCGATACATCCGAGTCCGCGAAGCGCTTCGGAAGTCTGGAGGCTCTTCTAACGAAAAACTCAAGTTCCACTACTACGACGCCGTCGACGCAATTCTAGGCTCGAAACTAAGCAGTGACCCAAGTATTTTCGAGCCGGCGTctcagcagaacaatggagcgGAAACCCCACTGAGCG GTGAgaatataaaatgtgaacttgAAGATAAGGAGGCAGTTCTGCAACTCCTGCAGGACATTCAGTCGGTTACCCTCCCGGAACCCAGCAGCTCCTCTCAGACAGAGAGTGGAGAccacagccaatcacagagcccTTTGCCTCTCATCAGTGATGTCTCCACCTGGACCAGCTATAAATCAAATGCAGATGCAAATAGTTATTCAGGACATATTGCTCGCTCCTCCATCTCTTCCCCAATACCAG GGTCCTCTGCTCAAGTGACCAAAGCCATTGCCAATTTTCTCATCATGGATCTCCATCCTCCCACGCTGGTAGGCGGTAAAGGCTTCATCAAGCTGATCCACTGCCTGTTTCCCTCTTACAAGGAACTTCCATCGCCTTTCCTCCTTGAGGACCTCCTGAAAGAACACCACAGAAAAGTAAAGAAGGGCCTTGCTGATATGATGAGGACATCTAGTAATGGAGAAACTGAAAAGATATGCGATTACACCGGGCCAATAGAGAATGAGTGCAGGAGACATGGGCGACCTCCCAGACAACAGGGGGAGGTTCCTTACTGTGTCACTTTAAGTGCGGAAGTTTGGGTGCACATCTGGGAGGGCAATAATGAGGGCTATGTCACACTCTGGGCGCATTACATAGACACTAACTTTAATTGTCACAATGTCTGCCTGGCAACCCAAAGACTCATAGAGCGTGTCATGCCAGACAACAGCCTTCAAAGTTTAGAAATCCAAGTGAAGATTATGGCCCAAGAGTGGGGAATCGCCCATCTTAATCTGGTCTTGCTTGGAGGACAAGGAAGGACCCAAATGAGACTCCAGcccagaaacaaagaaaaatgtgcaGGAAGTGACTGTCACCCAAACTCAACAATCTTTATAGAGAAGGAAAAAGCTGTGCCATCCAATGAGTCACAGAATCTAGAATGCAGTCCTTTAAGTGAAGGGCTACTATTTGTCCCATGTTTCTTCAGCGTTGTGCAGAGCTGCATTGAAGCAGTGATGTCACACCCCGTCGTCTCCAAGACACTCTCCCAATTCCAGGGTGTTCTTTTAACCCTGCTCCAGCCTCCTGGTCATTCCAGCCCCTTATTATATTCCCAGAGCGTGCTGCAAACATTGAGCAAACAGGAGCAAATGGAATTGAACTCATGGGCCTGTCACTGTCAACCCAACTGGTATAGACTCTATCCTCTGCTGAGCACACTCCTCAAGCATAAAAGCCTCATCATGGATTTTGTTAAAGAGTCCAAATGTGAAAACGTACCTGATGAAGAAATCGCTTCAGCATCCAGTTCATTTAACAGTTGTACAAACTCTTCAACCAGGTCAGCAAAATCAAACATGGTGCCATCACTTTGTGATTGGAGTATTGTGGAGGAGTTAAGTTCAGTCCTCAAACCTTTAGATGTGGCGTGTCAAACGCTTGCTAAAGAAGCCTTCCCACGCTTGTCTTTAATGAAACCCATTCTTACTGGCCTGCTTTCCCGCCACCTCGTATGCCGACCAGGAGACTCAATAATTCCAAAGGAGATGAAGCAGATGGTGAGGGAAAGGTTGGCGAGTCATTACAGCAACCCAGAAGTCAACAGGGTTTTATGTGTGGCCTGTGCCCTTGACCCCCAGTTTCATGGGCTGGGATTCATGGAGAAGACG GAACAAAACAAGACGTTTGAGTGGCTTAAGAAAGACGCCATCAGGATAGCGAAGGAGGATGATGGGAAGAcaggaaaaataaagaatttaagCTCGAGCAAAAGGAGCCTATCCTCTGACTCAAGAGAGTCAGAGAGTTACTTCTTGAGAAGCAAACGTCTCAAACAGTCTTGCCTGATCAACCTTAGGGATatagaggatgaagaggaggatgaagatgagATGGAGTTGGCAGAGCCTGACTCACAAGGTGAGGTGTCTGGTATAGAGTTCTTGCTCGGGGACTTGTTCTCCACAACCCGGAGGAGGCAGGACACTGTAGAAGAGTCTGTAGACATGGAAGTATCAGTGTTCAGAGCTGGGGCAGGGGCTTCATTGGGAATCGAGCCCCTGCAGTGGTGGAGGACAAAGGCAGTGCAGTTCCCACTGTTGGCTAAAGTGGCACTGGCCTACTTGGCTGCCCCAGCCGTGGTAGGTGATATGGCACGGAACTTTGTGCAGGACAGAAGAAGAGCAACCAAGAGGAACAGACACAACATCTCACCAGCCAGTTTGGACACAATCCTGTTTCTGCATTACAACCACATGCTCACCTCTAACTTCAGTTGCGGTTAG